TGCTGGCGCGGGATGGTCAGGTTCAGCGTCATGACAGCAACTCTCCTTGGGCGTGACCAGCGGCGTTGATCGGGCGGCGAATCGGCGTGTGTGCAGATTGCATCAGACGCGGTCCCGAAGCCAGTTGACGAAACGAATAAATCGACCGCTGCCGCGTTCCGGACCGGGGTCCAGATCGAGCAGAGGGCGTCCTTCGCCGGCACCCCAGTGCAGTAGCCCCAGGGTTGTGGCGAAATCAGGGCCCATCGCGGATTCCGGAAGCCCTTGAACAGGCTGTGGTCGGCCGATCCGCACGGGTTTATCGAGCACGCGCGCGGCCAATTGCTGCACGCCGACCAGCTGACTTGCGCCGCCGGTCAAAACAACGCGCGCACCGGCCTCGCTGTCCAGCAACGCGCCTTCCAGCCGGTCACGCACCAGCTCCAACGTCTCTTCCAGGCGCGGGTTTATGATGCTGACCATCGCGGCGCGGGAAACCTGCACCAGCTGATCCTCATCCTCGCCCACCTGCGGGACGGAGAGCATTTCCTTCAGGTCGTTGCCGCCATCCAGGCAGCTGCCATGAAGGGTTTTCATCCGTTCAGCATGACTCACCGGCGTGGCGAGCCCGCGCGCGAGGTCGTTGGTGACCTGCCACCCACCCACCGGCAGCTGCGCGGTATGCATCAGGTGGCCGTCGCCATAGACGGCGACGCCCGTGGTGCCGCCGCCCATGTCGATGACGGTGGCGCCCAGCTGCTTCTCGTCATCCACCAGCACGGCCAGGGCGGCGGCGAAAGGCGCGCTGACCAGCTCCTCCACCTCCAGGTCGCAGCCGGCGAGGCAGAGACCAAGATTACGCAGCGCGGCGGATGAGGCATCGACCAGATGCAGCCGCGCGCCCAGCGTCTCACAGATCATGCCGCGCGGATCTTCGACGCCCGGCGTGGAATCGATGGTGAAGCCGAGCGTGGTGGCATGCACCGTCTCGCGCCCTTCCTCCATGGAACGGCGGCGGCCTTCACTGAGCACGGCGCGCAGATCGGCTTCCGTCACCGCGCGCCCGCCGATCGGCCACTGGATGTTCATCAGCCGTGAGGCAGGCTGTCCGCAGGAGAGGTTGACGATGGCGCCCGAGAGCTTGAGATCCGCCATCTCCTCCGCCTGCGCGACGGCGGCGCGGATGGAATGCTCGGCTTCCTGCAGGTCGACGATATTGCCGCCCTTCACGCCACGGGAACGTTGCCATCCATAGCCCAGCACGCGTGGGCGGCCGTCATTCTCCACTTTCCCGATCAGGCAGACGACCTTGGAGCTGCCGATATCCAGCACGCCATAGGGACCGCTGCGCGCGCGCTTGCGCTTCAGCAGCGGCGCCGTCTCGGTGGCAAGGCGGGGCAGGCGGTTCATCCTCGTCCCCGTCCACGGCTCTGGTTGCTTGCCGGCTGCTCGGGCCGCGGGTGCTGGCGCACCACCAGCCGGTCAGGCAGGCGCATGTCGATGCTGACCACCGGGCGGTCCAGCAACGCCTGCGACTTCTGCAATTCCGCCAGCCGCGTGATGGCCGCGGCCTCATGCCCCTCTGGCAGCAGGATATCGGTGCCGTTGTGCAACCGCAGGTTCCAGCGGCGCTGGCTGACATAGATCAGCGCCTGAACGCGGGCCCGCACATCGGGCGCCTGCTTCAACTCGTCAAAGACGGCGGCGCCGTGCTTGTGCGCGCCTTCGCCGACCAGCAGCGGCAGCGGACCGAAGGCATCCAGCGTATCGGCGG
This genomic window from Roseomonas marmotae contains:
- the ftsA gene encoding cell division protein FtsA — translated: MNRLPRLATETAPLLKRKRARSGPYGVLDIGSSKVVCLIGKVENDGRPRVLGYGWQRSRGVKGGNIVDLQEAEHSIRAAVAQAEEMADLKLSGAIVNLSCGQPASRLMNIQWPIGGRAVTEADLRAVLSEGRRRSMEEGRETVHATTLGFTIDSTPGVEDPRGMICETLGARLHLVDASSAALRNLGLCLAGCDLEVEELVSAPFAAALAVLVDDEKQLGATVIDMGGGTTGVAVYGDGHLMHTAQLPVGGWQVTNDLARGLATPVSHAERMKTLHGSCLDGGNDLKEMLSVPQVGEDEDQLVQVSRAAMVSIINPRLEETLELVRDRLEGALLDSEAGARVVLTGGASQLVGVQQLAARVLDKPVRIGRPQPVQGLPESAMGPDFATTLGLLHWGAGEGRPLLDLDPGPERGSGRFIRFVNWLRDRV